The Actinomycetota bacterium genome window below encodes:
- a CDS encoding hydantoinase B/oxoprolinase family protein yields the protein MSSPLDPIAIQVIESSLRSICEEMGASLIRAAYSTNIKERRDCSTALFDANGRMVAQAEHIPVHLGAMPDAVRAVMAEDPLPGDIFILNDPFRGGTHLPDITVVSAISVPVEVSGAVAPGDDNRPTEVTPGGSQKIIAYAASRAHHADVGGAEPGSMPAASTTLAEEGVVIPPSRLVSAGEPQDGFLKELLSQMRRPGERLGDLRAQMGAGRIAERRLLELVERQGLAEVTAAMDAAVSYAERRMRRAISGLPEGVYRAEDYLERDGDDLTIAVTVTIEDEELHIDFEGTSPQESGNLNCPMPVTRSACYYVLRAVTDPDIPANAGALAPVHISAPEGLLVNARPPAAVAAGNVETSQRIVDTLLLALSKAMPLPAQGQGTMNNLTLGSEEPGGEYNYYETIGGGAGACPGVDGASGIHQGMTNTLNTPVEALEMAFPLRIESYEFRKGSGGNGVWRGGEGVVRSMRLLAPARLSLLADRRRHAPRGAGGGAAGLPGKNLINGEEVAGKLTVSLETGDVVTVATPGGGGYGSR from the coding sequence ATGAGCTCACCACTGGATCCCATAGCCATTCAGGTGATCGAATCGTCGCTGCGTTCCATCTGTGAGGAGATGGGCGCCTCGCTGATCCGCGCCGCTTATTCCACCAATATCAAGGAACGGCGCGACTGCAGCACGGCCTTGTTCGACGCGAACGGCCGGATGGTCGCCCAGGCCGAGCACATCCCCGTGCACCTCGGGGCCATGCCTGACGCCGTGCGCGCGGTCATGGCCGAGGATCCCCTGCCAGGAGATATCTTCATCCTCAACGACCCGTTCCGCGGGGGCACCCATCTGCCGGATATCACGGTCGTGAGCGCTATCTCGGTTCCGGTTGAGGTTTCGGGCGCTGTGGCGCCGGGCGATGACAACAGGCCAACTGAAGTGACGCCTGGCGGTTCACAAAAAATAATCGCTTACGCAGCCAGCCGCGCCCATCATGCCGACGTAGGCGGCGCCGAGCCGGGCAGCATGCCCGCGGCCTCGACCACCCTGGCGGAGGAAGGCGTGGTCATCCCGCCATCGCGTCTGGTATCAGCCGGCGAGCCCCAGGATGGATTCCTCAAGGAGCTGCTCTCACAGATGCGCCGGCCTGGCGAGCGGCTGGGAGACCTTCGGGCTCAGATGGGCGCGGGGCGCATTGCCGAGCGCAGGCTGCTGGAACTGGTGGAGCGCCAGGGGCTCGCGGAAGTCACGGCGGCCATGGACGCGGCGGTCTCATACGCCGAGCGCCGCATGCGCCGGGCGATCTCCGGACTGCCAGAGGGCGTCTACCGCGCCGAGGACTACCTCGAGCGCGACGGCGACGACCTGACCATCGCGGTCACGGTCACGATCGAGGACGAAGAGCTTCATATCGATTTCGAGGGGACCTCACCACAGGAGAGTGGCAACCTCAACTGCCCGATGCCGGTCACCCGCTCCGCCTGCTATTACGTGTTACGGGCGGTCACCGATCCGGACATTCCCGCTAATGCGGGGGCTCTGGCACCGGTGCACATTTCCGCGCCGGAAGGGTTGCTGGTGAACGCCCGGCCGCCGGCCGCGGTCGCCGCCGGTAACGTGGAGACATCCCAGCGCATCGTCGACACACTGCTGCTGGCGCTCTCGAAGGCGATGCCGCTGCCGGCCCAGGGTCAGGGCACGATGAACAACCTGACCTTAGGCAGCGAGGAACCCGGCGGCGAATACAATTATTACGAGACGATCGGCGGCGGTGCCGGAGCCTGCCCGGGAGTCGACGGCGCTAGCGGCATCCATCAGGGGATGACCAACACACTGAACACGCCGGTCGAGGCGCTGGAGATGGCCTTCCCGCTGAGGATCGAGAGCTACGAGTTCCGTAAGGGCTCTGGTGGCAACGGGGTCTGGCGCGGCGGTGAAGGGGTGGTGCGCTCGATGAGGCTGCTGGCCCCGGCGCGGCTCTCGCTGCTGGCGGACCGCAGGCGGCATGCGCCGAGGGGCGCTGGCGGTGGCGCTGCCGGGCTTCCCGGAAAGAACCTGATCAACGGCGAGGAAGTCGCCGGAAAACTGACGGTCTCCCTTGAGACCGGCGATGTGGTGACGGTCGCGACACCCGGCGGCGGCGGTTACGGCAGCCGCTAG
- a CDS encoding helix-turn-helix transcriptional regulator has protein sequence MSEKKHIHFGKKLKQLRLEKGISQEDLAEKLGVGSNSYISDAERGRFLPADDKLQLWAKVIGVSMQDIEDLKLEAEIERLGIDDPGFTMMFKEVPNMTREEKQSVLRAFQAMMKARAAKG, from the coding sequence ATGAGTGAGAAGAAACACATACATTTCGGGAAGAAGCTGAAGCAGCTCCGGCTGGAGAAGGGCATCAGCCAGGAAGACCTGGCTGAAAAGCTTGGCGTCGGCTCTAACAGCTATATCTCTGACGCCGAGCGGGGGCGCTTCCTCCCCGCTGACGATAAGCTGCAACTCTGGGCCAAGGTCATCGGAGTTTCCATGCAGGATATCGAAGACTTAAAGCTCGAAGCCGAGATTGAGAGACTAGGTATCGATGATCCCGGCTTCACCATGATGTTCAAGGAAGTCCCGAATATGACCCGCGAAGAAAAGCAATCAGTCTTAAGGGCTTTCCAGGCCATGATGAAAGCCAGGGCAGCCAAGGGATAA
- a CDS encoding HEPN domain-containing protein: MSYESLIKRRIIEPCEVVDEEIAGHLRAAGQDRQTAEYMAGMDLDWAFNIAYNSILQAALAYMYWQGYRPRGEGKHYNTFEFLKAALPKEFQKDISLCQKLRKKRNRSVYGERGLISETEAKNIVSFSKRFLDEISDLLPDNIVEMSKKS; this comes from the coding sequence ATGAGTTACGAAAGCTTAATTAAGAGGCGAATAATCGAGCCGTGCGAAGTTGTTGACGAGGAGATCGCGGGGCATCTTCGCGCCGCCGGGCAAGACCGGCAGACTGCCGAGTACATGGCAGGCATGGATCTTGACTGGGCTTTTAACATTGCCTATAACAGCATCCTCCAAGCGGCCCTTGCTTACATGTACTGGCAGGGATACAGGCCGCGAGGTGAGGGCAAGCACTACAACACCTTCGAATTCCTGAAAGCGGCTCTGCCCAAGGAGTTTCAAAAAGACATAAGCCTCTGTCAGAAGCTCCGAAAGAAGAGGAACCGGTCGGTTTATGGAGAGCGGGGCCTGATTTCGGAAACTGAAGCCAAGAACATCGTCTCGTTTTCCAAGCGGTTCCTGGACGAGATCAGTGATCTACTACCCGACAATATTGTTGAAATGAGCAAGAAGTCATGA
- a CDS encoding abortive infection family protein, with the protein MKISEITRRDIVDAILVQQVNWTGRLEEPEFLSRLFDLNSLPSTDGRFSNAAGDIYQHRINNYDWEEHWVFYDERFNLLNGDDEIFLNFLCETIHPVVRPDVVEAESLRQLYNEYLMNDGFQLVEKTRISGKPIYIGRYIGVTGTPGVSAAKESFSGADLTYVSQQITRMEAAVNNDPDLAIGTAKELVETCRRTILTERNVIVPKNLDLPKLIKLTCKELELTPDDIPEKAKASETIKRLLSNLATITQGVAELRNHYGTGHGKAATSKGLRPRHAKLAVGAASTLAVFLAETHQVRSK; encoded by the coding sequence ATGAAGATTTCCGAAATCACAAGACGCGATATAGTTGATGCAATTTTGGTTCAACAAGTAAATTGGACCGGTCGCCTTGAAGAGCCAGAATTCCTTTCAAGATTGTTTGATTTAAACAGCCTCCCCTCTACAGACGGAAGATTCAGCAATGCGGCGGGGGACATTTACCAGCACCGAATAAACAATTACGATTGGGAAGAACATTGGGTTTTCTACGACGAACGATTCAACCTTCTCAATGGTGATGATGAAATATTTTTGAACTTTCTCTGCGAGACAATTCATCCAGTGGTTCGCCCTGATGTAGTCGAGGCAGAAAGCCTGAGGCAGCTCTACAATGAGTATCTTATGAATGATGGATTTCAGCTAGTCGAGAAAACGCGTATCTCAGGGAAGCCTATTTACATCGGCAGATATATTGGCGTAACAGGGACGCCTGGCGTCTCGGCAGCAAAAGAATCTTTCTCGGGTGCGGATCTAACATATGTCTCACAACAGATCACGAGAATGGAGGCGGCAGTCAATAACGATCCCGATCTTGCAATCGGGACGGCAAAAGAGTTGGTCGAAACATGCCGTCGTACTATTCTTACAGAGCGGAACGTGATTGTACCGAAGAATCTAGATCTTCCCAAGCTCATCAAGCTAACCTGCAAGGAATTAGAGTTGACGCCCGATGATATTCCCGAAAAAGCGAAAGCTTCAGAAACGATCAAACGCCTTCTGAGCAATCTTGCGACAATTACCCAAGGCGTTGCAGAGCTTCGCAATCACTATGGAACTGGCCACGGCAAGGCTGCAACTTCGAAAGGCCTCAGGCCGAGACACGCCAAATTAGCGGTTGGAGCAGCCTCAACACTAGCTGTATTTCTCGCAGAAACTCATCAGGTTCGCTCGAAATAA
- a CDS encoding ImmA/IrrE family metallo-endopeptidase, with protein sequence MKKVIERANRIYEQFGNDLDRITESLGLTVLYEKMEGRMKEVYFRGLIVIREDLPQREKRELVAHAIAHDLLHAGNHMAMQKRIYSFGNYHEKQANIFAACLLVPSIEFEAFVKNKPRIDEIANHFQVMEELASLRIKIWKNYEQGITKKRLTRAE encoded by the coding sequence ATGAAGAAAGTAATTGAGAGAGCAAACCGGATATACGAGCAGTTCGGAAATGACCTAGACAGAATCACGGAAAGTCTAGGTCTTACTGTCTTGTATGAAAAAATGGAGGGCCGGATGAAGGAGGTCTATTTCCGTGGCCTGATTGTTATCCGCGAGGATCTTCCCCAAAGGGAAAAGCGGGAACTGGTCGCTCACGCTATCGCCCATGATCTGCTTCACGCCGGGAACCACATGGCCATGCAGAAACGGATTTACTCGTTCGGCAACTATCATGAGAAGCAGGCCAATATCTTTGCCGCCTGCCTGCTAGTGCCAAGCATTGAGTTTGAAGCCTTTGTGAAGAACAAGCCCAGGATTGATGAGATCGCCAATCACTTCCAGGTAATGGAAGAGTTGGCAAGTTTGAGAATAAAGATTTGGAAGAATTACGAGCAGGGAATAACTAAAAAACGATTGACTCGTGCCGAATAA
- a CDS encoding JAB domain-containing protein, whose translation MKEVEATTMSFELLKVKEIATGEPIRSPQDVADFVCKNMEEEALVDRECFWILHLNARNQVIEKELTAIGCVNACLVRPADVMRKAVINGTVAILAVHNHPSGNAEPSQEDCQLTERLKNSCEILGIQLLDSVVIAAGGKVQSIMR comes from the coding sequence TTGAAAGAAGTGGAGGCAACGACGATGAGCTTTGAACTATTGAAGGTCAAGGAGATCGCCACGGGCGAACCGATCCGGTCTCCGCAAGACGTGGCAGACTTCGTCTGCAAAAACATGGAAGAAGAAGCGCTAGTTGATCGGGAGTGCTTCTGGATTCTGCACCTTAACGCTAGAAATCAGGTGATTGAAAAAGAGCTTACGGCTATCGGATGTGTGAACGCCTGCCTTGTACGTCCTGCGGACGTCATGAGGAAGGCTGTCATCAACGGAACGGTTGCCATATTAGCGGTTCACAATCACCCGAGTGGCAATGCTGAGCCTAGCCAGGAAGACTGCCAGTTAACTGAACGGCTCAAGAACTCGTGTGAGATTTTGGGCATACAGCTTCTGGATTCAGTCGTCATAGCGGCTGGTGGCAAAGTTCAAAGCATAATGCGCTGA
- a CDS encoding replication-relaxation family protein — MKTERQNNRIAPMILTARDISIILCVYENRFLRRDQIQRLHFPNSSVSACNMRMKKLEEHHFLDRLVKPVASGSAQAAYALDKRGADVVAATLEIDRRKVRWNRSNNRVEWLFMDHTLGISEFKVCLDVALAIRREELLFYQRGDKSHLRRISMTGAKKKYFVVAPDAFFGIQTGRGKCIFFLEVDLGTETLSRFAEKVTAYKRYWKSHQYTEEYGFNNFRVLTVCESDRRLANLRQATGKVGGRQMFLFTTFSAIQKNSPLGSVWLSPFIDLPTSVLE, encoded by the coding sequence ATGAAAACAGAAAGACAAAACAATCGAATAGCGCCAATGATTCTGACGGCCAGGGATATATCCATCATCCTGTGTGTTTACGAGAACCGGTTTTTGAGACGCGATCAGATTCAGCGACTTCATTTTCCGAACTCATCGGTTTCAGCATGCAACATGAGAATGAAGAAACTCGAAGAGCATCATTTCCTGGACAGGCTCGTTAAACCTGTGGCTTCGGGCTCCGCCCAGGCCGCCTATGCCCTCGATAAGCGAGGGGCTGACGTTGTGGCTGCGACCCTGGAAATTGACCGACGCAAGGTCAGATGGAATCGCTCTAACAACCGCGTGGAATGGCTGTTCATGGATCACACGCTCGGGATATCCGAATTCAAAGTTTGCCTCGATGTCGCGCTCGCCATCCGAAGAGAGGAATTGCTGTTTTACCAGCGCGGTGACAAATCGCATCTCAGAAGAATTTCGATGACCGGAGCAAAGAAGAAATATTTTGTTGTCGCGCCTGACGCTTTCTTTGGAATCCAGACCGGCCGCGGTAAATGCATCTTCTTCCTGGAAGTCGATTTGGGAACGGAAACGCTGTCGAGATTTGCCGAGAAAGTGACGGCTTACAAGAGATATTGGAAATCACATCAGTACACAGAGGAATACGGTTTTAATAACTTTCGCGTCCTGACGGTCTGCGAAAGTGATAGACGCCTGGCCAATCTAAGGCAGGCAACAGGGAAAGTGGGGGGAAGGCAGATGTTTCTGTTCACAACCTTCTCGGCAATTCAGAAAAACAGCCCCCTCGGAAGCGTTTGGCTTTCTCCCTTCATAGATTTACCAACATCAGTGTTGGAATAG
- a CDS encoding hydantoinase/oxoprolinase family protein: MSTVDRHYEDSLAGADPAPGDASAVLLGVDVGGTFTDAVLVSGGRLFRTKMPTTADQSVAVLAAATRLLEKAGLSAADVTGFSHGMTTATNALLERKGALTASVTTAGFRDILEIGRQNRPRLYDLCPRRPESLVPRELRFVVDERVAPEGEVKPLPAAEMDRLVAELQDFTDSDEDEITLEAIAVCLLFSFRDPTHERMLAELLRREFPGVHVSVSSEVLPQFREYERFSTTAVDAYLTPVVARYLELLGAGTAAAGLPSPAIMQSSGGVLPLEQAAASAAPLLLSGPAAGVVGAIYAGARSEVDNLIAFDMGGTSTDVTLVRDGSAETTTGREIGGSPVALPMVDIHTIGAGGGSIAWIDAGGALRVGPASAGAEPGPACYGKGGDQATVTDANLFLGYLGERLGDEGLVLDRDLAEEALANLAGKLRLTLEETALGIRRVANSQMVKALRVISVERGHDPRGFVLMAFGGAGPMHSADLASELDISRVLLPESCGVLSALGMVVGDQRRDWVKTVFTAGEWDEDFLAQAFAELEREAGVAGEASAGSGAAASARVTGGASADHVATRLIRNADLRYHGQSHELTVELGEDFSAVGLAERFELEHERAYGYRAADESVELVNIRLTALTPLERPELGAGTGGGGIPVVRTAFFGGNWTEAQVWQRNAMGTAAVTGPAVIEEEEATTVVPPGWTARLDEVGNLWLETALESAVSESAESPPEGRAGP; this comes from the coding sequence GTGAGCACGGTGGACCGGCATTACGAAGATAGTCTGGCGGGCGCTGATCCTGCGCCAGGCGATGCAAGTGCCGTCCTGCTCGGCGTCGACGTGGGCGGCACCTTCACCGACGCGGTACTGGTCTCCGGTGGCAGGCTGTTCCGGACCAAGATGCCGACCACGGCCGACCAGTCCGTGGCTGTGCTGGCCGCCGCGACGAGGCTGCTGGAAAAAGCGGGCCTGTCCGCGGCCGATGTCACCGGTTTCTCCCACGGGATGACCACTGCCACAAACGCCCTGCTGGAGCGAAAGGGAGCGCTTACAGCTTCTGTTACCACGGCGGGTTTCCGCGACATCCTCGAGATCGGCCGGCAGAACCGGCCCCGGCTTTATGACCTCTGCCCCCGGCGCCCGGAGTCACTGGTGCCGAGGGAGCTGCGGTTCGTGGTCGACGAACGGGTGGCCCCTGAAGGGGAAGTGAAACCGCTGCCGGCAGCCGAGATGGACAGGCTGGTCGCGGAGTTGCAGGACTTCACTGACTCGGATGAGGATGAGATCACCCTCGAAGCCATCGCCGTCTGCCTGCTTTTTTCCTTCCGTGATCCCACCCACGAGAGGATGCTGGCGGAACTGTTGCGCCGTGAGTTTCCCGGAGTGCACGTTTCCGTTTCTTCAGAGGTACTGCCACAGTTCCGTGAGTATGAACGTTTCAGCACCACGGCGGTGGATGCCTATCTGACGCCTGTCGTCGCCCGCTACCTTGAGCTCCTGGGAGCAGGGACGGCCGCGGCCGGGCTGCCCTCGCCGGCGATCATGCAGTCGAGCGGCGGCGTGCTGCCGCTGGAGCAGGCGGCAGCGAGCGCGGCGCCACTGCTGCTTTCAGGGCCGGCTGCGGGAGTCGTCGGCGCGATTTACGCGGGCGCCCGCAGCGAGGTTGACAATTTGATAGCTTTTGATATGGGCGGAACCAGCACCGACGTTACCCTGGTGCGCGATGGTTCCGCCGAGACTACCACCGGCCGCGAGATCGGGGGTTCACCGGTGGCGCTGCCGATGGTCGACATCCATACGATCGGGGCCGGCGGCGGTTCCATCGCCTGGATCGATGCAGGCGGCGCCTTGCGTGTTGGGCCAGCGAGCGCGGGCGCCGAACCGGGTCCCGCCTGTTATGGCAAAGGCGGCGACCAGGCCACAGTCACGGACGCCAATCTGTTTCTCGGCTATCTCGGGGAAAGGCTGGGCGACGAGGGTCTTGTGCTTGACCGCGACCTGGCTGAGGAAGCGCTGGCAAACCTTGCCGGCAAGCTGCGGCTGACCCTGGAGGAGACCGCGCTGGGGATCCGCCGGGTGGCTAACTCGCAGATGGTGAAGGCGCTCAGGGTCATCAGTGTCGAGCGCGGCCATGACCCCAGGGGCTTCGTGCTGATGGCATTTGGCGGCGCGGGACCGATGCACAGTGCCGACCTGGCATCCGAGCTGGATATCAGCCGGGTGCTGTTGCCGGAGAGTTGCGGTGTGCTCTCGGCGCTGGGAATGGTTGTGGGCGATCAGCGCCGTGACTGGGTGAAGACGGTCTTCACCGCGGGTGAGTGGGACGAGGATTTTCTGGCGCAGGCGTTCGCAGAGCTGGAGCGGGAAGCAGGCGTTGCCGGGGAAGCCTCCGCCGGAAGTGGAGCGGCTGCCAGCGCCAGGGTAACAGGCGGGGCTTCCGCGGACCATGTTGCTACCAGGCTGATCCGCAACGCGGACCTTCGCTACCACGGTCAGTCCCACGAGCTGACTGTCGAACTCGGAGAAGATTTTTCGGCTGTGGGGCTGGCCGAGCGTTTTGAGCTTGAGCACGAGCGAGCCTACGGATACCGGGCTGCAGATGAATCCGTGGAGCTGGTGAACATCAGGCTGACAGCGCTGACGCCGCTGGAGCGCCCGGAGCTGGGAGCGGGAACAGGCGGCGGCGGCATCCCAGTAGTGAGGACGGCTTTCTTCGGCGGCAACTGGACTGAAGCCCAGGTCTGGCAGCGGAACGCCATGGGAACGGCTGCGGTCACAGGACCGGCGGTCATCGAGGAAGAAGAAGCGACCACGGTCGTGCCACCCGGCTGGACCGCGCGGCTCGACGAGGTGGGTAACCTGTGGCTGGAAACGGCGCTGGAATCAGCAGTCTCGGAATCCGCGGAATCACCCCCGGAAGGGAGGGCAGGTCCATGA
- a CDS encoding recombinase zinc beta ribbon domain-containing protein, with product MLKNPFYKGTIRWNGIETQGVHTPLINKDQWDRVQEVMKVRNLAGERRRKHPHYLRGTVYCGECGSRMSSDIKTKNGKEYLYFYCLGQKRRNGCKQKYIASGDLENLIESSYEEIELTEKVRAKLADKFEKRFLERQTNTINEQQFITRRMAKLAEQRLKLMDAYYAGAVPLEVLKKEQDRISGEMDDSRDRLEILKTGDEEIRNALNMALELASKCGVAYRKAGPEVRRQFNHAFFKKVLIKNKKVEDAITTNIIGLLCDPDRSSSTDDLVAVVGLEPTTRGL from the coding sequence ATGCTGAAAAATCCGTTTTACAAAGGCACCATCCGCTGGAACGGAATAGAAACTCAGGGAGTTCATACACCCTTGATCAACAAGGACCAGTGGGACCGTGTCCAGGAAGTAATGAAAGTCAGGAACCTGGCGGGTGAGCGCAGGAGAAAACATCCTCATTATCTGCGGGGAACCGTTTACTGCGGTGAATGTGGCTCCCGGATGTCCTCAGACATCAAAACCAAGAACGGTAAGGAGTATCTGTACTTCTATTGCCTTGGGCAGAAGAGGCGCAACGGTTGCAAGCAGAAATACATCGCTTCAGGCGATCTCGAAAACCTGATTGAGAGTAGTTACGAGGAAATAGAGCTTACCGAAAAAGTGCGGGCGAAGCTGGCGGATAAATTTGAGAAGCGCTTCCTCGAACGCCAGACGAACACAATTAATGAACAGCAATTCATTACCCGGAGAATGGCAAAACTGGCCGAGCAGAGACTCAAGCTAATGGACGCTTATTATGCGGGTGCTGTTCCGCTTGAGGTTTTAAAGAAGGAGCAGGACAGAATTTCCGGGGAGATGGACGACAGCCGGGACAGGTTGGAAATATTGAAAACCGGCGATGAAGAGATCCGGAATGCGCTGAACATGGCCTTGGAATTGGCATCAAAATGCGGTGTGGCTTACAGGAAGGCAGGGCCGGAAGTTCGCAGGCAGTTCAATCATGCTTTCTTCAAGAAAGTCCTTATAAAAAACAAAAAGGTCGAAGATGCGATTACTACTAACATCATTGGCCTGCTGTGTGATCCGGACCGCAGTTCGAGTACGGATGATTTGGTAGCGGTGGTAGGACTCGAACCTACGACACGCGGATTATGA
- a CDS encoding ATP-binding protein has translation MNSSLKLGMTFDDSGDLAGFYLPEEDRSTHVYVLGSSGVGKSKGLATWILEDIRNGRGCGVIDPHGDLVNDIVGNIDNFHRVVLVEMTDPENIVGFNPLEQQEGVDPYTQTLELVEVFRKIWNLSQDKTPRLIEILRNAVLTLIEAGGTMLDIEPLLTDEQFREDKLKYVTYEAVASFWRNRFDKWEPKDRVSNVESTLNKVSSFTSDPRIRLMLSAKKSTIDFRQIMDEEKTVLINLAKGVLRTNSFLLGALFVAKIQMAAMSRVDLPPHGRKPFYLYVDEFQNYATLSFAEIMSEARKYGLSLILAHQSLVQLSDELRDIILGNAKNFIIFRCDRQDAELIIKYIKNYDPWDWKLKTESSITYFSRDEQWEEGIGELTAMPTQVAVLKTKGKEPTMFRTFDLETSWRLEQNQATLRETNNEAGYTLSLKRLDEAITFQEMPAVETDEPEDYYE, from the coding sequence ATGAATTCTTCCTTAAAACTCGGAATGACCTTCGATGATTCCGGCGACCTCGCCGGTTTTTATTTGCCCGAAGAGGACAGATCGACGCATGTCTACGTCCTTGGCAGTTCGGGAGTCGGGAAATCAAAAGGGCTAGCTACTTGGATTTTGGAAGATATAAGAAATGGTAGGGGTTGTGGAGTAATCGATCCCCACGGTGATCTTGTGAATGACATCGTGGGAAATATCGATAACTTTCACCGAGTTGTCCTGGTCGAGATGACCGACCCGGAAAACATCGTCGGCTTCAATCCCCTCGAACAGCAGGAAGGTGTTGATCCTTACACCCAAACTTTGGAGCTTGTGGAAGTCTTTAGAAAGATTTGGAATTTATCTCAAGACAAGACGCCGAGGCTCATTGAGATTCTGAGAAATGCTGTCCTAACTTTGATTGAAGCAGGCGGTACGATGCTGGACATTGAACCGCTCCTGACTGACGAGCAATTTAGAGAAGACAAACTGAAATACGTGACTTATGAAGCGGTGGCTTCCTTTTGGCGTAATAGGTTCGATAAATGGGAGCCCAAAGACCGCGTTTCAAATGTCGAATCGACTTTGAATAAGGTTTCTTCTTTTACTTCTGATCCAAGAATCCGCCTCATGCTTTCCGCCAAGAAATCGACAATTGATTTCAGGCAGATCATGGACGAAGAAAAAACGGTTCTCATAAACTTGGCGAAGGGTGTCTTGAGAACAAACAGCTTTCTCTTGGGAGCTTTGTTTGTGGCTAAAATACAAATGGCGGCAATGTCGAGGGTGGACTTACCGCCCCATGGAAGAAAACCTTTTTATCTGTACGTGGATGAATTTCAGAACTATGCGACTTTGAGTTTCGCTGAGATCATGAGTGAGGCCAGAAAATACGGTCTTTCGCTAATTCTTGCTCACCAAAGCTTGGTTCAGTTAAGCGACGAATTGAGAGATATCATCCTCGGCAATGCCAAGAACTTCATAATCTTCAGATGTGATCGTCAGGACGCAGAACTGATTATCAAATACATCAAGAATTACGACCCCTGGGATTGGAAGCTCAAGACCGAAAGCTCAATAACTTACTTCTCAAGAGATGAGCAATGGGAAGAAGGCATAGGCGAGCTAACGGCTATGCCCACACAGGTAGCCGTTCTAAAAACGAAAGGCAAAGAGCCCACGATGTTCAGAACCTTTGATTTAGAAACCAGCTGGCGGCTTGAGCAGAATCAAGCAACCCTAAGAGAAACAAATAATGAGGCTGGCTATACCCTCAGCTTGAAAAGGTTGGACGAAGCGATCACATTTCAAGAAATGCCAGCCGTTGAAACTGACGAACCGGAAGATTATTACGAATGA
- a CDS encoding DUF1249 domain-containing protein → MAPTINERIFKKLEGVIGDLSDIPAYMKFEAHGFMDLGVDRLYADEESVTIALSHYFKQNGDMVPDPDMEVRIYPEMKMAEALTFQDSFGFRQVYPSPDKVNLKAKKDLNVFLNQWLSNIIEQGFERSGGNDDEL, encoded by the coding sequence ATGGCACCTACAATCAACGAAAGGATCTTCAAGAAGCTAGAGGGAGTCATCGGTGACCTGTCAGACATCCCGGCTTACATGAAGTTCGAGGCTCACGGCTTCATGGATCTAGGCGTAGACAGGCTCTACGCGGACGAGGAATCGGTAACCATCGCCCTGAGCCACTACTTCAAACAGAACGGCGACATGGTACCGGACCCGGATATGGAGGTAAGGATTTATCCGGAAATGAAGATGGCTGAGGCGCTGACCTTTCAGGACAGCTTCGGCTTCCGCCAAGTCTATCCATCACCCGACAAGGTCAATTTGAAAGCCAAGAAGGACTTAAACGTCTTTCTGAACCAATGGCTTTCAAACATCATCGAGCAGGGCTTTGAAAGAAGTGGAGGCAACGACGATGAGCTTTGA
- a CDS encoding nucleotidyltransferase domain-containing protein: MQLLKLLNASAPSVQNELKRLEEAGLLSSQKEGNIRFYWANQDFILYPEIKSIIFKTVGVGDELKKSLAKIGDVKSAFIYGSVAKNLEDARSDIDVMIVGDVSEDAVNKAILKAEEHLGREVNYSIFSPSDWKKQMKAKKAFVANVAKDKKIFLIGTEDELRKLN; the protein is encoded by the coding sequence ATGCAGTTACTTAAACTGCTTAATGCCAGTGCGCCCTCTGTTCAGAATGAGCTAAAACGGCTCGAAGAGGCTGGGCTGCTTTCTAGCCAGAAAGAAGGCAATATCCGCTTCTACTGGGCGAATCAGGATTTCATCCTTTATCCGGAAATCAAGAGCATAATTTTCAAGACCGTTGGAGTCGGGGACGAGCTCAAAAAGTCTCTGGCCAAAATTGGTGACGTTAAATCAGCATTTATCTATGGTTCAGTAGCTAAAAACCTGGAAGACGCGCGGTCTGACATCGACGTAATGATCGTTGGCGATGTCTCAGAAGATGCAGTTAATAAAGCTATTTTGAAAGCTGAAGAGCACTTGGGGCGCGAAGTGAACTATTCAATATTTAGCCCCAGCGACTGGAAGAAACAGATGAAGGCGAAAAAGGCTTTCGTTGCTAACGTTGCCAAGGACAAGAAAATATTTTTAATCGGGACAGAAGATGAGTTACGAAAGCTTAATTAA